The following proteins are encoded in a genomic region of Nerophis lumbriciformis linkage group LG23, RoL_Nlum_v2.1, whole genome shotgun sequence:
- the LOC133622698 gene encoding PRELI domain containing protein 3B-like, with the protein MKIWASEHIFNHPWETVTKAAMQKYPNPMSPNVFGVDVLDRSVDKDGRLHSQRLLSAEWGLPAIAKSIIGASRSHTYVQERSVVDPRHKIFQLQSTNISFTNLVSVDEKLTYKPHPQDPDKTVLTQEALISVKGVSLSSYLEGLMANTMSVNAGKGREAMEWVIRRLNTEIEELAASARSTMRVPMAAAVTDE; encoded by the exons ATGAAGATCTGGGCGTCAGAGCACATTTTCAA CCACCCCTGGGAGACGGTGACCAAGGCGGCCATGCAGAAGTACCCCAACCCCATGAGCCCCAACGTCTTCGGTGTGGACGTCCTGGACAGAAGTGTGGACAAGGACGGACGCTTACACAGTCAAAGACTGCTCAGCGCCGAGTGGGGTCTGCCCGCCATCGCCAAATCT ATCATTGGAGCCTCACGATCTCACACTTATGTCCAAGAACGTTCAGTAGTGGACCCCCGACACAAGATCTTTCAGCTCCAATCTACAAAC ATATCCTTTACTAATTTGGTGTCTGTGGACGAGAAGTTGACGTACAAGCCACATCCGCAGGACCCTGACAA GACGGTGCTGACCCAGGAGGCTCTGATCAGCGTGAAAGGTGTCAGCCTAAGCAGCTACCTGGAGGGTCTGATGGCCAACACCATGTCTGTCAACGCTGGAAAG GGCCGCGAGGCAATGGAGTGGGTCATTCGACGGTTGAACACGGAAATCGAGGAGCTCGCGGCGAGCGCGCGCAGCACAATGCGCGTGCCTATGGCGGCGGCCGTGACGGACGAGTGA